From the genome of Arthrobacter alpinus, one region includes:
- a CDS encoding glycoside hydrolase 5 family protein, with protein MSLPATRTSPLRWGVNYTPSQSWFHSWQDFDIDAVRADLESIASLGLDHVRIFPLWPLLQPNRTLIRPQGIADVGRVVDAAAEFGLDVSVDGLQGHLSSFDYLPSWVTSWHRRNIFTDPEVVAAEAQLITALATEVSARPNVLGMTLGNETNQFAVERHPEQHVTTPAQMGEWISTLLASVRNVWPEGMHQHSFDDNVWFVDSSPVTPTHAATLGDVTTVHSWVFVAVAHLFPQGHPARTLFADYLLQLAAAYAEDPQRPIWLQEIGAPYPVVPFDGAADFLEQSLRPVLDTPNLWGVTWWCSHDVSRKLADFPELEYTLGLLDSERKVKPAGKRLAELIAAEKVNPTAPAQRSTAVSFDPGDLATGVGRSVADPAGELFRSWLERAASGEKPTLVRSAKTGDTAYLAARGITQVVS; from the coding sequence ATGAGCCTCCCCGCCACCCGGACCAGCCCCCTGCGCTGGGGCGTGAACTACACGCCCAGCCAAAGCTGGTTCCATTCCTGGCAGGACTTTGACATTGACGCTGTCCGGGCGGATCTGGAATCCATCGCTTCCCTCGGCTTGGACCATGTGCGCATCTTCCCGTTGTGGCCACTGCTGCAGCCCAACCGCACGCTGATCCGACCACAGGGTATCGCCGATGTGGGCCGCGTGGTGGATGCCGCCGCAGAGTTCGGCCTGGACGTGTCGGTGGACGGCTTGCAGGGCCACCTCTCCAGTTTTGACTACTTGCCGTCCTGGGTCACCAGCTGGCACCGCCGCAACATCTTCACCGACCCGGAGGTGGTTGCCGCGGAGGCGCAGCTCATCACGGCGTTGGCAACCGAGGTCTCCGCCCGCCCCAACGTCCTGGGCATGACGCTGGGCAACGAGACTAACCAGTTCGCGGTGGAACGGCATCCCGAACAGCACGTGACCACGCCTGCGCAGATGGGCGAGTGGATATCGACACTGCTGGCCAGCGTACGGAACGTGTGGCCGGAGGGCATGCACCAGCACAGCTTCGACGACAACGTCTGGTTTGTGGACAGCAGCCCCGTCACGCCCACCCACGCCGCCACCTTGGGCGATGTGACCACCGTGCACTCCTGGGTGTTTGTGGCCGTGGCCCACCTGTTCCCGCAAGGCCACCCCGCCCGGACGTTGTTTGCCGACTATCTGTTGCAGCTGGCCGCAGCCTACGCCGAAGACCCGCAGCGTCCCATCTGGCTGCAGGAAATTGGCGCACCGTACCCGGTGGTACCGTTTGATGGCGCGGCCGACTTCCTCGAGCAAAGCCTGCGTCCGGTGCTGGACACCCCGAACCTGTGGGGCGTGACCTGGTGGTGTTCGCACGACGTCAGCCGGAAGCTGGCCGACTTCCCCGAGCTGGAATACACGCTGGGGTTGCTGGATTCCGAGCGCAAGGTTAAGCCGGCCGGAAAGCGCTTGGCTGAGCTGATCGCGGCTGAAAAGGTCAACCCCACAGCCCCTGCCCAACGCTCCACGGCCGTGTCCTTTGACCCGGGAGACCTCGCCACGGGGGTGGGCCGCTCGGTGGCGGACCCCGCAGGGGAGCTATTCAGGTCCTGGCTGGAACGCGCTGCCAGCGGGGAGAAGCCAACGCTTGTGCGTTCGGCAAAGACCGGCGACACCGCCTACCTGGCCGCGCGCGGGATCACGCAAGTGGTTTCCTAG
- a CDS encoding acyl-CoA dehydrogenase family protein, with protein MGINTGTSAAPETTVTAADARNAAEAARETAWERPSFAKGLYLGAFDVSLIHPHPEPSAVESERGDAFLAEVDAYARTLDGARIEREDQIPDEYLAGLAKLGVFGMKIPQEYGGLGLNLSYYGRALAILGSVHPAFGALVSAHQSIGVPEPVKVFGTPEQKQRYLPRCAAGAVTAFLLTEPDVGSDPARMACAAVPSEDGSEYVLDGVKLWTTNGVIAELVVVMAVVPSRGIDTQGRKTGGITAFVVEADSPGITVEHRNKFMGLRGIENGVTRFHQVRVPAESRLGREGQGLKIALTTLNTGRLSIPAMAAGAGKWSLKIAREWSAARTQWGLPVGEHQAVGKKLAFMAATTFALEAVFELSAALADAGMKDVRIEAALAKLWSSEMSYKCADELVQIRGGRGYETAESLAARGERAVPAEQLLRDLRINRIFEGSTEIMHLLIAREAVDAHLAAAGDLASTTATLPQKGKAAFSASGFYAKWLPHLVVGKGLDPRSYNEFGPLGKHLRFVERESRKLARQTFYGMSRWQGRLEYKQAFLGRIVDIGAELFAISACCSRAEMLRLKDPTQGRGAQKLANSFADQSRLRVQALFNELWHNTDDADLTLSKALLQGDFAWLEEGIIDISEGTGPWIADATPGPSQQEDQHRKYR; from the coding sequence ATGGGAATCAACACGGGCACGTCCGCCGCCCCGGAAACAACCGTCACCGCCGCAGACGCGCGGAACGCCGCCGAGGCAGCCCGGGAAACGGCTTGGGAGCGGCCAAGCTTTGCCAAGGGCCTGTATCTGGGCGCATTTGATGTGAGCCTGATCCACCCTCACCCGGAACCGTCGGCCGTCGAAAGTGAGCGTGGCGACGCCTTCCTAGCCGAAGTGGACGCCTACGCCAGGACCCTTGACGGCGCCCGCATTGAGCGTGAGGATCAAATCCCCGACGAGTATTTGGCCGGGCTGGCAAAGTTGGGCGTCTTCGGCATGAAGATCCCGCAGGAATATGGCGGGCTGGGCCTGAACCTGAGCTACTACGGGCGGGCCCTGGCCATCCTTGGCAGCGTACACCCGGCTTTCGGCGCCCTGGTTTCGGCCCACCAGTCCATTGGCGTCCCGGAACCGGTGAAGGTGTTTGGCACTCCGGAACAAAAGCAGCGGTACCTTCCCCGGTGCGCCGCGGGCGCAGTCACCGCATTCTTGCTGACCGAGCCCGACGTAGGCTCCGACCCCGCGCGCATGGCCTGTGCCGCCGTGCCCAGCGAAGACGGTTCCGAGTACGTCCTGGACGGTGTGAAACTGTGGACCACCAATGGTGTGATCGCCGAACTGGTGGTGGTCATGGCCGTGGTGCCCTCCCGCGGGATCGACACGCAGGGCCGCAAGACCGGCGGCATCACCGCCTTTGTGGTGGAGGCCGACTCCCCCGGCATCACGGTGGAGCACCGCAACAAGTTCATGGGCCTGCGCGGCATTGAAAACGGTGTGACACGCTTCCACCAGGTGCGGGTTCCCGCGGAGAGCCGGCTGGGGAGGGAGGGGCAGGGCCTGAAGATCGCCCTGACCACCTTGAACACCGGCCGCCTGTCCATCCCGGCCATGGCGGCCGGAGCTGGCAAGTGGTCGTTGAAGATCGCCCGTGAATGGTCCGCCGCGCGCACCCAATGGGGACTGCCGGTGGGCGAGCACCAGGCCGTGGGCAAAAAACTGGCGTTCATGGCCGCCACCACCTTCGCGTTGGAGGCGGTGTTTGAGTTGTCGGCAGCCCTGGCCGACGCCGGCATGAAGGACGTGAGGATCGAGGCGGCGCTGGCCAAACTGTGGTCCTCGGAAATGTCCTACAAGTGTGCCGACGAGCTGGTGCAGATCCGCGGCGGGCGCGGCTATGAGACCGCAGAATCCCTGGCCGCACGCGGTGAGCGTGCGGTCCCAGCGGAACAACTCCTGCGGGATTTACGCATCAACAGGATATTCGAGGGTTCCACCGAGATCATGCATCTGCTGATTGCCCGGGAGGCTGTGGACGCGCACCTGGCGGCGGCGGGAGACCTTGCCTCTACCACCGCCACTCTGCCGCAAAAGGGCAAGGCTGCCTTTTCTGCCAGCGGCTTCTATGCCAAGTGGTTGCCGCACCTGGTGGTGGGCAAGGGCCTGGACCCGCGCTCCTACAATGAGTTTGGGCCGCTCGGTAAGCATCTGCGGTTTGTGGAGCGTGAATCCCGCAAACTGGCCCGTCAAACGTTCTACGGCATGAGTCGGTGGCAGGGGCGGCTGGAATACAAGCAGGCCTTTCTCGGACGAATCGTGGACATTGGCGCTGAACTCTTCGCCATTTCCGCGTGCTGTTCCAGGGCCGAGATGCTCCGGCTCAAGGACCCCACTCAGGGAAGGGGGGCACAAAAACTGGCAAACTCCTTCGCTGACCAGTCCCGTCTGCGCGTTCAGGCCCTGTTCAACGAGCTTTGGCACAACACCGATGACGCCGACCTGACACTGTCCAAAGCCCTCCTCCAGGGCGACTTCGCCTGGCTGGAGGAGGGCATCATCGACATCTCCGAGGGCACGGGCCCGTGGATTGCCGACGCCACCCCCGGCCCGTCGCAGCAGGAGGACCAACACCGAAAGTACCGGTAA
- a CDS encoding universal stress protein, producing the protein MAGLIIVGVDGNSTSMKAARVAAELAKAMGATLRVVTAFGEDRTEKVEIGNDEWFLSTADEAERVAQRVAEELKKSGVKTEYSSALGKPADVILEEATKLGASLIVVGNVRMQGLKRVLGSVANAISHNAPCDVYIVKTEG; encoded by the coding sequence ATGGCGGGACTTATTATCGTCGGTGTCGACGGCAACTCCACTTCGATGAAGGCTGCCCGTGTTGCAGCCGAGCTGGCCAAGGCCATGGGCGCCACCTTGCGCGTGGTGACGGCGTTCGGTGAGGACCGGACCGAAAAGGTTGAGATCGGCAACGACGAGTGGTTCCTCTCCACCGCCGACGAGGCTGAGCGCGTTGCCCAGCGCGTGGCGGAGGAATTGAAGAAAAGCGGTGTGAAGACCGAGTACTCTTCGGCGTTGGGAAAGCCCGCCGATGTCATCTTGGAGGAAGCCACCAAGCTTGGCGCCAGCCTCATCGTTGTTGGCAACGTACGCATGCAGGGGCTTAAGCGTGTGCTGGGGTCCGTGGCAAACGCCATCTCCCACAATGCACCGTGCGACGTGTACATCGTCAAGACCGAAGGCTAA
- a CDS encoding FAD-binding and (Fe-S)-binding domain-containing protein codes for MAANNQPAGAGTEENKALAQFQAAMALPGQLKTRALDLHANAHDASHFLLIPQAVAVPGTAQEVAKLLVACAAQRMPLTLRSGGTSLSGQGVTDGLLVDVRRNFRRIEVLDGGGGVRVQPGVTVRDLNARLLRHGRKFGPDPASESAATIGGVVANNSSGMACGITDNAYQTLESLTVVLPSGTIIDTGAPDADARLAALEPDIFTGLLELRGQVLANEGFRRTILHQFSMKNTMGYGLNSLLDFESPAEILAHLMVGSEGTLGFVAEAVFGTVPRLAHATSGLLVFPTLEAANNALVELVDSGAATVELMDALSLKVGQGLSQVPGVVRDLHVENHAALLVEYQAHNAAELADQQEKAAALAGTLGLDAPAHFSTDATVRAELWHLRKGLYTSVAGARPQGTTALLEDVVVPIPVLARTCLALGTLFEKYKYENSVIFGHAKDGNIHFMLTDKFASPDELERYSAFTEDMVELVLGEGGSLKAEHGTGRVMAPFVRRQYGDGLYEVMRRIKALFDPPGMLNPGVLLDDDPTAHLRHIKAAPPAVDAEVDRCVSCGYCEPVCPSKDITLTPRQRIVTLRATQAARAVGDLALADALEKDYNYDAVDTCAVDGMCQTACPVDINTGNLVKALRADAAGKLENGVWAAAASHWGAVTNGAGLALNMAAKVPSGVVLPVNSLARKMLGKDTLPLYSSELPQGGKARRRPAPSGEPAAVYFPACVNTMFGPVSGPGVQASFEQLCERAGIELLVPEGIDGTCCGTPWSSKGMEAGLADMHARTLRLLRSATRDGELEIICDASSCTEGLLHTLESQVPLPGNKPLRVVDAVQFTAERLLPLLGEGWVRRESLALHPTCSSTRMGLNPALEKVATAVAKTVHIPESWGCCGFAGDRGMLHPELTASATAVQAQEVSGMGATAHASCNRTCELGMTRATGEGYQHVLELFAEITRT; via the coding sequence ATGGCAGCGAACAATCAGCCAGCGGGTGCGGGCACCGAAGAAAATAAGGCCCTGGCGCAGTTTCAGGCGGCCATGGCCCTGCCCGGGCAGCTGAAGACCAGGGCCCTTGACCTGCATGCCAACGCCCACGACGCTTCCCACTTCCTACTGATCCCCCAAGCGGTGGCGGTTCCGGGCACGGCGCAGGAGGTGGCGAAGCTGCTGGTTGCCTGTGCTGCCCAACGGATGCCCCTGACCTTGCGGTCCGGCGGCACCAGCCTCAGTGGACAGGGCGTCACCGACGGGCTGCTGGTGGATGTGCGCAGGAACTTCCGGCGCATCGAGGTGCTCGACGGCGGCGGCGGCGTCCGCGTCCAGCCCGGGGTCACCGTCCGGGACCTCAACGCCAGGCTGCTGCGGCACGGGCGCAAGTTTGGCCCGGATCCGGCGAGTGAGTCGGCTGCCACCATCGGCGGGGTGGTGGCGAACAACTCCTCCGGCATGGCCTGCGGCATCACCGACAACGCTTACCAAACCCTGGAATCCCTCACCGTGGTGCTGCCCAGCGGGACCATCATCGACACGGGGGCGCCCGACGCCGACGCCCGCCTGGCCGCCCTGGAACCGGACATCTTTACCGGGCTCCTGGAACTGCGCGGGCAGGTCCTGGCCAATGAGGGGTTCCGGCGCACCATCTTGCACCAGTTCTCCATGAAGAACACCATGGGCTACGGCCTGAACTCGCTGCTGGACTTCGAGAGCCCCGCGGAGATCCTGGCGCACTTGATGGTGGGTAGCGAGGGGACGCTGGGGTTCGTCGCCGAGGCCGTGTTCGGCACGGTGCCCCGCCTGGCCCACGCCACCTCGGGGCTGCTGGTCTTCCCAACCCTGGAGGCCGCCAACAACGCCCTGGTCGAACTGGTGGACAGCGGCGCGGCCACGGTCGAACTCATGGACGCGCTCTCGCTGAAGGTGGGGCAGGGGCTGAGCCAGGTTCCCGGCGTCGTGCGGGACCTGCACGTGGAAAACCATGCCGCGCTGCTGGTGGAGTACCAAGCTCACAACGCCGCTGAGCTGGCGGACCAGCAGGAAAAGGCTGCCGCGCTGGCCGGCACGCTGGGATTGGATGCGCCCGCCCACTTCAGCACCGACGCCACCGTCCGTGCCGAGCTATGGCACCTGCGCAAGGGCCTGTACACCTCGGTGGCCGGCGCCCGCCCCCAGGGCACCACCGCCCTGCTGGAGGACGTGGTGGTGCCGATACCGGTCCTGGCACGCACCTGCCTGGCACTGGGCACCTTGTTTGAGAAGTACAAATACGAGAATTCGGTGATCTTTGGCCACGCCAAGGACGGCAACATTCACTTCATGCTCACCGACAAGTTCGCCAGCCCGGACGAGCTTGAGCGTTACAGCGCGTTCACCGAGGACATGGTGGAGCTGGTGCTCGGAGAAGGCGGCTCGCTGAAGGCCGAACACGGCACCGGGCGCGTCATGGCCCCGTTCGTGCGGCGCCAATACGGGGACGGCCTCTACGAGGTCATGCGCCGGATTAAGGCTCTTTTTGATCCCCCGGGAATGCTCAATCCCGGCGTCCTGCTCGATGATGACCCCACCGCTCACCTACGCCACATCAAGGCCGCCCCGCCGGCGGTGGACGCCGAGGTGGACCGCTGCGTCTCCTGCGGCTACTGCGAACCCGTCTGCCCCAGCAAGGACATCACACTGACCCCGCGCCAACGCATCGTGACCCTGCGCGCCACCCAGGCGGCCCGTGCCGTCGGTGATCTGGCGCTCGCCGACGCCCTGGAAAAGGACTACAACTACGACGCCGTGGACACCTGCGCCGTGGATGGCATGTGCCAGACCGCCTGCCCCGTGGACATCAACACCGGCAACCTCGTCAAGGCGTTGCGCGCGGACGCAGCCGGCAAGCTGGAAAACGGTGTCTGGGCGGCGGCGGCCAGCCATTGGGGTGCTGTGACGAACGGGGCCGGGCTGGCACTGAACATGGCAGCAAAAGTGCCCTCCGGCGTCGTCCTTCCGGTGAACAGTCTGGCCCGGAAGATGCTGGGCAAGGACACCCTGCCGCTGTACTCCTCCGAGCTTCCTCAGGGAGGGAAGGCACGACGCCGTCCGGCACCTTCGGGGGAACCGGCGGCCGTGTATTTTCCTGCCTGCGTGAACACCATGTTCGGCCCGGTCTCCGGGCCCGGTGTGCAGGCCAGCTTTGAGCAGTTGTGTGAGCGGGCCGGGATTGAGCTGCTGGTGCCGGAGGGCATCGACGGTACGTGTTGTGGCACGCCCTGGTCCTCCAAGGGCATGGAAGCCGGGCTGGCAGACATGCATGCGCGGACTTTGAGATTGCTGCGTTCGGCCACCCGCGATGGCGAGCTGGAGATCATTTGCGACGCGTCAAGCTGCACGGAGGGGCTGCTCCACACCCTTGAATCCCAGGTGCCGTTGCCGGGGAACAAGCCGCTGCGCGTGGTGGATGCTGTGCAGTTCACGGCTGAGCGACTCCTGCCTTTGTTGGGGGAGGGTTGGGTGCGCCGTGAATCGCTGGCACTGCACCCCACGTGTTCCTCAACACGGATGGGGCTGAACCCGGCGTTGGAGAAGGTGGCGACCGCAGTGGCGAAAACCGTGCACATCCCGGAATCGTGGGGCTGCTGCGGCTTTGCCGGGGACAGGGGAATGCTGCACCCGGAGCTGACGGCGTCGGCCACAGCCGTGCAGGCGCAGGAGGTTTCCGGCATGGGAGCCACTGCCCATGCCTCCTGCAACAGGACCTGCGAGTTGGGCATGACTCGGGCAACAGGGGAGGGCTACCAGCACGTCCTTGAACTATTTGCGGAAATCACCCGCACGTAA
- the rraA gene encoding ribonuclease E activity regulator RraA, with the protein MNIPTADLYDERGAELASVSVQFRNFGAVESFSGPARTVSCFQDNALLKAVLGTPGNGAVLVVDGGGSLETALMGDMIAASAVENGWSGVIINGAVRDSVALGSLALGVKALGTNPVKSSKNGTGETDAPLHLGSVEIHPGVMVYADSDGILVER; encoded by the coding sequence ATGAACATTCCAACAGCCGATCTTTACGATGAACGTGGTGCCGAACTGGCATCGGTGTCCGTGCAGTTCAGGAACTTTGGCGCGGTTGAGTCCTTCAGCGGCCCGGCCCGCACTGTCAGCTGTTTTCAGGACAATGCGCTGCTGAAGGCCGTGTTGGGCACACCGGGAAACGGTGCGGTGTTGGTGGTCGACGGCGGCGGCTCGCTGGAGACTGCCCTAATGGGGGACATGATTGCCGCCTCCGCCGTGGAAAATGGCTGGTCGGGGGTCATCATCAACGGTGCCGTCCGCGACAGCGTGGCCTTGGGGAGCTTGGCCCTGGGCGTCAAGGCACTCGGGACCAACCCTGTGAAGAGTTCCAAAAATGGCACCGGGGAGACGGATGCGCCGCTGCACCTGGGCTCAGTGGAAATACACCCCGGGGTCATGGTTTACGCAGATTCAGATGGCATCCTCGTCGAAAGGTGA
- a CDS encoding alpha/beta fold hydrolase encodes MTNTKRSPSIILIAGHWLGAWAWDEVLEHLKTDHSNAIAMTLPGLDADDPARATKTLDDQAEAILGVISQQGDQPVILVAHSGANAPVSLVMDRHPELVHRVIWVDSGPVAAGNVSAPDFSVEVNELPLPPFDVLAQQASLEGLSAEVLERFRAFAVPEPGPVLRQPVELTNEARSSIPATLVCCSISSKQVMELVQAGHPMFAEVANLERLDSIDLPTGHWPMWSRPLDLANAIHSAASLDN; translated from the coding sequence ATGACAAATACTAAGCGCAGCCCAAGCATCATTCTCATCGCCGGCCACTGGCTGGGGGCCTGGGCGTGGGATGAAGTCCTTGAGCACTTGAAAACCGACCACTCCAATGCAATCGCTATGACACTGCCTGGTCTCGACGCGGACGATCCTGCACGTGCGACGAAGACTCTCGATGACCAGGCGGAAGCGATCCTGGGCGTCATTTCTCAACAAGGAGATCAGCCCGTGATTCTCGTCGCCCACAGCGGGGCCAACGCCCCCGTCAGCCTCGTCATGGACCGGCACCCTGAGCTTGTCCACCGGGTAATTTGGGTCGACTCCGGCCCTGTGGCGGCGGGCAATGTCTCCGCTCCCGATTTCTCCGTTGAGGTGAATGAGCTGCCGCTGCCGCCGTTCGATGTGCTCGCCCAACAGGCGAGTCTCGAAGGTCTGAGCGCAGAGGTCCTCGAACGTTTTCGGGCTTTTGCCGTCCCTGAGCCCGGCCCAGTGCTTCGTCAGCCCGTCGAGCTCACCAACGAGGCCCGCAGCAGCATCCCGGCCACCCTGGTGTGCTGCTCGATCTCAAGCAAACAGGTGATGGAGCTGGTCCAAGCAGGCCATCCCATGTTTGCCGAAGTCGCGAACCTCGAACGCCTCGACAGCATCGATCTCCCCACAGGGCACTGGCCTATGTGGAGTCGACCCCTCGACCTCGCCAATGCCATTCATTCGGCGGCTTCACTAGACAACTAA
- a CDS encoding SDR family NAD(P)-dependent oxidoreductase has product MDMQLSNKRAFISGSTQGIGYAIAKALLQEGAEVVINGRDASRLQQSVKNLQAEVPGGVATGIAADFTDASAVQRLLSSLGAVDILVNNVGLFGLKPFTEISDDDWSCYFAVNVMSGVRLSRELLPGMIDARWGRIIFVGSESGVNVPADMTHYGVTKAGMLALSNGLAKLTRGTGVTVNTILGGPTYSDGVAGTIHDIAESQRMSADEMKAMIIGGNQTSLLERFIEPAEIANLAVYLSSPLSSATNGTAVRADGGVLTAIL; this is encoded by the coding sequence ATGGACATGCAGCTGTCAAACAAACGCGCCTTTATAAGCGGTTCAACGCAAGGGATTGGGTACGCGATCGCGAAGGCTCTCCTCCAGGAGGGGGCCGAGGTGGTTATCAACGGCCGCGATGCCAGCCGCCTCCAGCAATCTGTGAAGAACCTTCAAGCCGAAGTGCCTGGCGGAGTCGCTACCGGCATTGCGGCGGACTTCACAGACGCCTCGGCGGTGCAAAGGCTACTCAGCTCGCTCGGGGCCGTCGACATCCTTGTCAATAACGTCGGTCTCTTCGGGCTAAAGCCCTTCACTGAAATATCTGACGATGACTGGTCTTGCTACTTCGCGGTAAACGTGATGAGCGGAGTCCGGCTCTCCAGAGAGCTACTACCCGGGATGATCGATGCGCGCTGGGGCCGGATCATTTTCGTAGGCAGCGAATCAGGTGTAAACGTACCCGCTGACATGACGCACTACGGCGTGACGAAAGCAGGGATGCTCGCCTTGAGCAACGGTCTCGCCAAGCTCACCCGCGGTACCGGTGTGACGGTCAACACGATCCTCGGTGGCCCCACCTACTCCGACGGTGTTGCCGGTACCATCCATGACATCGCTGAGTCGCAGCGAATGTCAGCGGATGAGATGAAAGCAATGATCATTGGTGGCAACCAGACATCTCTCCTTGAGCGCTTTATCGAGCCCGCCGAAATCGCGAACCTCGCCGTGTATCTCTCAAGTCCCCTTTCCTCCGCGACAAACGGAACTGCCGTGCGCGCTGACGGCGGAGTACTGACCGCAATACTCTGA
- a CDS encoding MarR family winged helix-turn-helix transcriptional regulator, translated as MTDSSVPNLLKGDNLTTWAALATVLEWLPAALDAPLVRDFDVTHFEYGILYALADTPNQTLGMTVLAGYANSSLSRLSRAVSRIEGRGWVQRSRDPLDGRSTLASLTEAGLAMLEKATPVHSRTVTKLVLEPLTNAQRDQLRDISLRIQHAIREQESWQATSTHSSDTD; from the coding sequence ATGACTGATTCCAGCGTCCCAAACCTCCTCAAGGGAGATAACCTCACGACGTGGGCAGCTCTTGCGACGGTATTGGAATGGCTGCCTGCCGCACTCGATGCGCCTTTGGTTCGTGATTTCGACGTCACACACTTCGAGTACGGCATCCTCTACGCCTTGGCTGACACGCCAAACCAGACGCTTGGGATGACCGTTCTGGCCGGCTATGCCAATAGCTCGCTTTCTAGGCTCTCTCGAGCAGTATCGCGGATTGAGGGTCGCGGTTGGGTGCAGCGCAGTCGGGACCCCTTGGATGGGCGGTCCACCCTAGCATCGCTGACCGAGGCCGGGCTAGCCATGCTCGAAAAAGCCACGCCCGTGCATTCTCGGACCGTCACGAAATTAGTCCTAGAGCCCCTCACAAACGCCCAACGAGATCAGCTGCGCGATATCAGTCTTCGAATCCAACATGCGATTCGGGAGCAGGAGAGTTGGCAGGCAACAAGCACCCACTCTTCCGACACTGATTAA